Below is a window of Prionailurus viverrinus isolate Anna chromosome A1, UM_Priviv_1.0, whole genome shotgun sequence DNA.
CAGGGAAAGTAGAAGCCAAGTCAGGTAACATTCCAGAGGGGAAGGATTATCAGGTGACACCGGGCTGAGGGCCCAGAGCCGGGGCGAGGAGGGAGGAAAGTTAGCAGGTGAAAGGGATCAATCTTGAGAAGGAAGTGACCTTTAAGAGAAGCAAATAagaggatacaaaaaaaaaaaaggggggggggttgtggaAGGGTAATAAATAATGGACCCAGAAAAACACAGAGGACAAGATAGAGAAGGCGTGTGCGGGtaacagaggaagaagaaaggaagtgggGCTGAGAAGGAAGAGATGGGGCTAAGACCCGCCGGGCTATGGGGGCGGAGGGCAGAGCGTACGGGCTGAAGGGGTGAAGGAAGCCCCGAGGCTGCCGGGGCAAGAGCCGGGTAGGACTCCGGGGATTCCCGAGGTCCCAGAGGGGTAGGATGTCCGGCTGTGGAGCCCAGGACCGAGCAAACGGAGGAAGAGAGGCGCGGGGGCGGCTCCCTAGAGACGGGCGTACAGCCCTGGGGTCGGCTGCGGGAGTCACCGGGGACCGGAGGACGGTTACCGGGCTAGGCTGAAGGAACCGGGTGGGAGGGACACTCACAAATTTCTTGGATTTGCCGCCGTCGCCGCCCGCCGCAGGCAGTTCGTCCGGGCTCCGGCCCTTCTTTTTGTCCCGGGTCCCGCGGCCGGGACCCTGGCCCCCGCCGAGCGGCTCCATGTCCAGGTTCGCGCTGGCAGATGACCCCGCGCCTACGCCGCTCCCGCCGGGCAGCTCCCGCCGGGCAGCTCCCGACCGGCCGCCGCCGCCCAACAGCTCCCTCCTCAGCCCGCCGCCGCGCCCCGCCTCATTAGTATGCCGGGCTGCGCGCGCCTCATGAATATACAACGGCGACGCCTCGCTCCCGCCCGCCTGCCCCACTTCCGCCCGGACCAGCAGCTCCTACCAATGGGggaagtgagggggtggagggaaggcgCGGAAGCAAACTACCTGCCTGGCGGACCTAACCATTCGGACTCacgtggggggggtggggggggggtgggaaatggtGGTGAGTGGGCGGTGCAACTCTGCGGCCTCGACAGGGAACAGCGCCACCTGGCGGCAGGAGCGGCGCAGGCCTCCCCGCTCCCACACTGCCCACGTGGCTGTAAAGCCTATACCCTCTCACACCCTAGACCAGGATCTTatctaaacaaaaaatcaaataagagaTGTCATTTTGGCCGAAAATCCAGTGCGGGTATTTCAAGGATAATACAGTTTTTTATGTGTGCAACATCAGTGgagcacatgaaaaaatttgaaagcgGCAGTATTTATTGAAAGCTACGTGCCTGGAACAGAGAGTGGTCCAGAGCAAGTGCTAGACTGGAGTTAGATCACCTAGTTTTGAATCGCAGGTCTATTTCCCAGTGgtgttttttattatgaaaaactagTTATTGCCAACAGGTGACTACTCAGGAATAATAGTTACCATTTACCATGCACTTGCTCTAAACCAGATGCTATGCAAAACTCTCCGTGTTGTTCCTCACTGAATCCTGGCATTGCCATGTGACAGACTCCATTAGtctcaccattttacagatagaaaatTTGGGACTTCTGAGAGTTAAAGTGACTTGCTCGAGGGCacataagtgttaaaaaaaattttttttttaatccagattAGTCTGGGAAGTCCTATGTTTGACCAGGATATCCTACTGACAAAAACCAAACCTGAGTGAAAAGAGCAGGTGTTCTCCAAGAGTGTGTTCTTTGCTCATCCAGCTTCATTTCTCCCTCAGTAATCTCATCCATTCTCCCAGCTACATCTGTTCCTTCTGTGAAAAATATGTGGCCCCCAGTAGGCCCTCAAAATATGGATGGAATTATCTCACCCACAGCTGACAAAAGATTTCGAATATATGTTCCTGGAGGGAACTCTGAGACCCCAGTGCTCAGTTTAGGGCATGGGATATTATTTTCTAAGCTAGAGCACCGACACAGGATCAAAGCATGGAAGGAATGATCCATCTATCACTCTTCTTTCTCATACCGCTGTCTACATCTGCTATACCATTTACCTCACTCTTTATTGGATTATGAACGTCAGGGAAGGGTCCACATTTGTGGCTACTACAGTATCTAGCATCATTCTTCACCAAGACAGTTAAGATACTGAGCAACCACTtgtcaggcaccatgctaagCACTTGACGTTTTATCTCAGTGTATCTTCACCAACTAGCATTACCCTTCCAAACATACAGTTTCCAAAACATCAAGTCATCTTCTACTCCCTCTCTTAAGCTAGTAATTGCTCAGATTTGTCTAACTCTTAACCAGAATGCTCTAAGAACTCCCTATATATGAGTAACATAATCCATGTAGAATTCATACACAGGGCCTAAGATAAGTGTTGAATGAATGTTAactatgatttttattatatacatcATGACCcccatttcttctcctttcataCATAGGCAGCTAGCAAGAATTAAGAATATTCCCAGGAAGGCAAAAGGTACAAAAAATACCAACTTGGTTTATTGGATAAAAACAGTGGTAAAATGGACATAAAGCCAAAAGTTAGAAAGAGACATTTTTACATCCTCCCCGGACTCAAAACCAAATTTCCCATCATCTGGGGTTAAGATGTTAGAGAGCCAGAAACCCCTAAAATCCCTCACTCTTCACCTGCACTGAAAACAAGGCTTGCTGTAGGGGAAACCAAGAAAGGAGAAAGTCAGAGGCAACTTTACTGCCGTCTAACATCTTCATCCCTGTAAGTCTCTGGGTTggagggaagcaggaaaggaATAAGGGGGCCAAAGTAGCTGGGAACAGCATCTAGGGCCCATTGCCCAAGATGTCCTAGGGGAAGTTATCCTTGTCCCCATCCAATCCCTAATAAGTACCATTGTCAGGCCTTGGGAAATACAGTAAAGGGGATAGTTGGTTCAAAAACCAGGTGTGGTCTCCAAACCCTCCTCCAGCACTGGTAAAGCCCTGAAAGTGACCGTCCAGGGCTGTGGGCACCACATCTTTTCCCTCCTGCCCAAACAAGAGGTAAAATGGAATTCCTTGGGATAGAGCAAGCCCGGCTGCTCTTAAATCTCCACGTCGCTTTCCTTGTCATTGTCATGGTCTCCATCATAGAACTCATTGGGTGCCTCTGGCCTgcaaagcaagggagagaggtcAGGGTCCTATTCCCCAAATTCTCATCTTCCCCCACACAGGCACCCTCTCTGGAGCAACGTCTTAGGCCCCTTTTGTCAAGGAACTACTCCTGTCCTGTTGGCAGAGACTGGTAGCGATCCATTCCATCCATTCTtgtaatcaataaacatttactgagggaCTACTCTATGCCAGCCACCATCATAAGCCACAGCGATACAGTAGACAATAAGTTCAGTAAAATTTCTGCCTATCCTCAAAACACTTACCAAATAAACAAGACTGACAGTAAATaacaaagtaagtaaataaagatgATAATTTACCATGGTGGAAagtgctctgaaaaaaaaaaaaaaaaagaaataaagggatcTGAATGAGAGTGAAGGGGAGGAAAAGGGTAAACTTCAGGAAGAATTATTACAGACAGCTGTTCTAAGGTAAGACTTCAAATCCGAGAAGGAGCTAGCCAGACAAATATCTGTGGAAGCCCATTTTAAGCTGCAAGAAAACCAAGTACAGTGTTATCAGGTGGAGGGTGACTGATGTATTCCAGTAGGAGCACGGAGGCCAGGACAATTGGGAGCAGTGTGCAGGGAGGAGAGTAGTTACAGACAAGACCATGGACATAGGCAAACACCAGCACACAGGACTTTCTAAAGCCCTGGTCAAAGAATGGGGCGTTGTTCTAAGAGCAATGGAAAGGAGAGTGATGAAAGGGATGCGAAAGCAACTCAGTGCCCAGTAAGTACTCAatacctgtttctttctttttggaaaacTACTCTCTGAGAGAATATGAGTAACTGAAAACTGAATTACCTTGCCCACACTGATAACTGAGCAAGAAGGGAGAAAGTCGTCAAAGAGAAGCTGGAGAACAAAGTCAGGGAAAGCCCTATCTGCCTGGTAAACAATGTCTCAGTTACCTCTGAGTGCATAAGAGTTAAAGATGTGGGGTCAGAGACTCAGGCTTGACTCTCAGTCCTGATATTTAACTAGCTGTAGGACctttggcaaattacttaacctctctgagcctcagattcctccTCAGGTAATTTGAGGATAACCTTTTAGGGTTGTCTGATGACAGCAGAACAATGACATGAAGATAcatatgttttaatataaagCACTTAGGATTGAGTTTGATGCTTAGCAAATCCACAAAAAGTAGTCACTCCTATTACAATTCTGCAAGTGCTATGCAAGCTGGAACTATAGGCATCAAAGAACAGGAACTCAGTGAGTGGTCTCACAGTGAGGTAGGGCTTAGGGCAGGAAGAGGCCTGAGGCTTCTGCTGGCTGTTGAGAGGGGGTAGTATTATACAGAGACTAGGCCCAGACACCAGCCTAGAACCAGAGATGAAAAAGCCAAACTTTGCCAAAAGGAGAAACTTCAAAGCACATTTCTAAGAAAATCAATTCTAGAAGTCAAGCTTCAGAGACCTGGAGAAGTTGACAAGGAGGCGATGCATTCAAAAGGAATCCTTAGGCCAGAGGTTCTGATACCTCCTCAACCAGGAGTGGGAAGAAGAGGGTGTTCATGGAGGAGGAGTAGAGTGGTTCCAAAGGTCCAAGCAGTAAAGCCCAGATCTAAAGGAGAAATCTGAAAGCTGACCTCTAAGTGAAGCAGATTCTGGAAGGGACTGAGAAGGTCATCACACTCAGAGCCAGCTCGAACCTCTAACACTGCGTGGGAGGTGCAGGTAACCAGCTGTGGTTATCCCTCAGTCAAGTAACGATATCTGTTCTCCATTAAGTGCATCTGTTTCTACACTTCTTGTTTCTGCTgtcttttcccttcatttttcagaaaaacctattctgggatttaaaaaaatttttaaaagctctaatCTCTTCTTTTCCCTAACTCAATgcacatgtaaatattttaatatgtatctcAGAaagataaagacttaaaaaaagacataatatAATTATCACacctgaaaaaaatgaacagaggaaaGATATCAAAAGGTCTTAGAGAGTATATAAGCAATGACCTGTAGAGCTCTGAACCTGGAAGAAGCATGTAAAATGCTGGGAATATTATAAACTGTTATAGATTTttttggagggcaatttggcaacaaatatataaaaagttttaGTGCACACAGCCTACTGAAACAAGCATACAAAAGACGTATATTTGTATAAGGGGGTGCATCACCATATTCTTtgtgatggtaaaaaaaaaaaaaagggaaataatgtaAATGCCATCAGTGGTACTTAGATTATGCTACACccacacaatgcaatattatacagctaataaaataatgaagcagatCAATACATAATCACATGGAAAGATATgctgttttgttaaaaaaaaaaaaaggtgtaaatTGTAGAGCAACTTGTATGGAATAATCcaacttacatttaaaaacaaaagatgcacAAACTCTGAGAATGAGTGTGTAGGTGTTTGTGTTCATACATGTATGTTGAGTAGTATACTTATAATCTATTGAAAAAGAtctatctgaaaaaataaaaatcaaactattAACAGTGGTTACTTGTCAAACTGGTCTGGAACTGTGTGAATGCAAGCTTAACATATTTTGGTgttgtttaaaattttgacaataaattacttatttgtggcatacccacacacatacacacacaccaagagTGTGGAATTGCAACAGACCAAAAAGTAAGTACTAAAGGAGCTAAGCCAGAAGCAATCAAGCTAATGCCTTCCAATTTACTTTTTCCCTCTTAATTTCCCCCATATGCCTGTTGGAAGCCCCTGCTGTCAAATCACTGCCCCAGACCTGCTATAGTTCTCTTCAGGACCCCTCTCCTCTGCATCAGCCTCGTCAGTCCTGTCATAGGTCAGAAGGTCTGCAGGCACATCATGAATCTGGACGCTAGGTGCATGGTTCAGCATCTTCAAGTTTTCAAAGATTGTCTGGCGGATCTGGTCCAGGTACTGATTTGGGATTTGGAATAGAGAGTGAGTGATTCCCAGAGCACCCACACTTCTAGCTACCTTTCACCCATACCATCCTAGTTCTAATCCCTTTCTGAATCCTAGTTCAAGTACCCACCTGATAAATGTCCCTCCTCCCGACCCCAATTGCCTCTACTTGAACCCAGGCTGTCTCCTAGCTGCTAAGAGTTATAGTGACAACTAAGaactttcctctcttctctggttTCTCTGATTTCATCCTGGACCTCTCCTAGGCTCCCCCAACCCTTGTGTTCAGTTTCTCCAAGCTGCTGACCTGGCGTGAGTTCTGATTCTCGATGCGGGTGCTGACATCTGGATGGAGTGTGAAGTCCGGGGCAAAGTACTCGAAGTATTCTAAGCACAGAAAGGGAGATCAGGAGAGAAGGCATGACTTAGACAGAGACAGGCAGGTCCTGAGACTTCCCAACCTATCTCCTTCCCATCCAAACCCCCTGCAAAAGAGCTGTCCAATCTTTTCCCTGCTTAGGAGTTCAGTCTGCAGAGCTCCTAGAGTGTCAAATTTCCAACctgtaataataataagaaaaaaattctgatctGCCTTCAAACCAGGCTATCCAGGGGTCTTCTGAGAATGGCTTCCTGCTATGGGGTATCATGGGGTGGTCCTTACCACTATAGGGAAGCTCCTCACTAATGGCCTCTTCTACCAGCAGCGATGTTTCATATGTCCTGAAACCAAACAGCAGAGTGGGCTCAGCTGAGCAAGTGGGCTGAAGGGCCCACCTGGCCATCTCTCAGGGAGCCCCCAACTCACAGTGGACaagggggaggaagaaaatcaGGGAGCATGCTCACCAGCAGCGGGCAACATTTCGGACAGTATAGCCACCACCACCTAGCACCAGAAGAGGGATATTGAAGCTCTTGACATATTCGACGCATTCCCTGTTAAAAGGAACCAGGGGAATAGCTGGAGGAAGTTCTCAAAAACTCAAAGTGTACATCTCTAGCTACTGCCTGGAAGGAGCACAAGGGAActagaaaatgttccatatcttttttctttaatttttttttttaacatttattcatttttgagagacagagagagacagagcatgactggtggaggggcagagagagaggaagacacagaatccaaagcaggctgcaggctctgagccgtcagcacagagcccaacgcagggctcaaactcacggactgtgagatcatgacctaagccgaagcaggacacttaactgactgagccaccccagcgccctgAAAAGGTTCCATATCTTGATCTAGGTAATGAAATTCATTGATTTATACTCTTGAGATATGTGTAATGTATTGCATACatattgtatctcaataaaaatttaaaaaacaaagtgcaCTCCCACCTCCATCCTGCTCAACACCCACCCTGACACCCTACCTGTTAATCAACTATTCTCATTAATGCACCAATAAGTGCTGTCAGTTCTAGCCTCCAAAATAGAACTCCAATCATGTACGTCTCATTGGTCACCTTCTCCGCCTAAACCCAGGCACTGCATCTGCTGCCTGGACGACACCAATGGCTTCCTAGCTGgtcttcccacccccactcctgtccccaacccccaccccaatccTTCCTGCATTCAGCAGTCAGAGCCGTcgctttctctttttatttttttaattttttctatgtttatttatttttgagagagacagagacagagtgctagttggggaggggcagagagagagggagacacagaatccaaagcagactccaggctctgagctgtcagcacagagcctgacagagggctcgaactcacgaaccgtgagatcatgacctgagccgaagtcggatgcgtaaccgactgagccaccaggcgccccagagcagtCACTTTCAAACCTGAGTTGGATCATGTCACTTCCCTGTTTAAAATCTTCCAGCAGTTTCCCATCATATCTGAAATATAATCCAGACTCCTTACCATGAGGTAAGGGCTCTGTACAACCTTGCCACGGCTGCCTTCACAGGCCTCAAGCCAAACCACCTCCAGCTTGCTCCCTGTGTTCTTGCCTCACTGTTGTGACTTCATCTCCTCTGCTACACCAGCTCTTCCCTGTCTCAGTGCCTCTGCATGGGCCTTTCTTACTGCATAGGAGTGACTCTCCCTATTCTTCCTATGGCCCATTTGCCACCTACCCCCACTTTGTGTATCAAGGCCCAAAGCCACTTGAAAacctgggggcagggaaggaaggcaaaTCTCACCCATGCCCTCGAATGCTGAGGTTGAAGCAGCCTAGACGATCACAGCCCAGAGAGTCAGCTCCACACTGCAAAAAGCAAAACCCCAGGCAGCTGCAGTGAGATAACCGATCAGAACGTCCCAGATGTCCTTCACTTCCTTTCCCTGACCAACACTGgggctctcctcctccctgctttcTTCCCCTAAGCCCAGGCAGAGCCCTCTTGAGGAGGCACTGACAGTATTACCTGGAGCACAATGCACGTGGGTTGGTAGAAGTCCACTACCTGGTTGATAACCGGCTGGAAAAGGTGCTTGTAACCTGGGAGAGGGCCAAAGATGGGCACCTGGCACCCCAAGGGGATGGGGAGAcagggaacaaaaggaaaaagggggTTGAGAGAGCATGTAGCCCAGGAAAAGGGGCAACCCAAAGAACCAAATCACTGGTTCTGAACTTCTGAATGGGGTCCCAGACACCTTTGAGTGACTGATGAAAGCTAATGACCCTTTTCCCAAAAAAATGCACCTACACATAACATGTTGCATACAATTTCCGGGGGGTTCATGGTCCCTCTGAAGGCCATTCATCCTTAAGGACACCTGGCCCAATAGCAGACAATACCAGGCAGAAGAGGTTAatttaaggagagaaagaagaggtctAACGTGCAGGGAAAAGACTTCAATACTTACTCTGGTCATCAATGCCATCCCGCAAGGGCACATTTAGACAGTAGTAGCGGCCACTCTCTGCTCCAACTTCATACATGTCACCTATAGGGAAGTGGAGAGTAGGGGGTGGGAGCCATCCACAGAGGGCACTCACAACCCAGCTGCTTCAACCCCAACCCGTACCCTGAGGGCCTCTCACTACATCTATGTCCCTCCACCACATACTCCCTAGAGCCACCCCACCTCTCGTGGcttgcattcattcaacaaataatctTTGTGGGCCTACTATGAGCCAACCTGTGTACTAGGCACAGGGGATCTAGTAGTAAAAAGAactaagaaatgaatgaaatcccACCAAGCTTATATTCTTGGCAGGTGGGCATGATGAGGAGGGacacagtaaacaaaacaaaacaccgcAATAAATACAAATAGCAGTGAGTGTTCTAAGAGAAGCAAGCACGAGGATGTGACAGAGTAATGGGGAAGGAGGGATTACTTTTAACTGTGGTGGTCAGGAGAGACTTCTCTGAGGAGAGGCCACGTGAGCCGAGACCTGAAGGTTGAGCAGGAGGCCATCACAGTGAAGAGCTGAAGGAGCAAAGGGGACGGTCATCCCTATTCCCATACCTGTGCCAGGAAAGAAGTAGTTTCCATATTTGTGGAAGGAGACTGTCATGACCCGGTCAGTGAGGTAGAAGGCTTCCTGAACTCCATCACCATGGTGGATGTCAATATCAATGTAGAGCACCCGAGGGTGGTACCTGGGATGACGGCCAAGCCAGGGTCTGAGGTAGAATGGAACTCCAGCAAGAAAACCATCCAACCCACTCCTCCCAAAACAAGGTCTGGAATTAGGAAGAGTCTGCTTCAGCCCAAATCCGCTGAAACCTAATGCCATCCCTAAGGGCAACCCTGGGGCTCCAGCCTGGAGGCAGGGACAGGAGAGGGATGTGCAGAGAAGACTGAAATGTGAGCAGGCAGCAGGGAGTTTCCAGCAACACACAGAGGACGTAGTCTGAGCAAAGCATTATGAACTGTGGAGAAGCTAGTATGGGGGTGGAGGCCGGGGTCAGGGCCAGTGCCATCTGAGAGACCTCCTCACCCACAGGTCTCACAAGTCCCTCCAACTCCTCCCAGGCTACTTACTTGAGCAGCTCCAGGATGCCAATCACAATGTCATTGACATAGCAGAAGCCAGAGGCCTATAGTGAGACAGTGGTCTTACAAAGAGAGGAACGACTCCTCTACCCAGCTGCCCCCTACTGTCATCCTGACCACCTACCTAGGGCAGTCATTGTCTCCCCCATCATCTCCTCACTCACCTCAAATTTCTTGGCATGGTGCAGACCACCAGCCCAGTTAATGGCAATATCACAGATCTGAAAGACAAACACCCAACTCACAGTCCTCCTTGTCCATCCCCAAAGCTGGAAGCTCAGGCTCAGGGTTAAGGCCTTGAGTGAAAGGACCCATAGGAAAGGGAGAACAGGACTCAGGGCCATGGTCACCTTGTTGTTCAGCTGGGTTGCTCCTTGCAGAGATGCGCCTGTGTAACGGGAACAGAACTCAAAGAGCCCGGGAAACACTGGGCTGCAGGGAAGAGAAGCAAGTCAGAGCTCTTTATTTCCAACCAGGTCCTTCCTACACCTCTCCCCTAACTCCAAACCCCTCCAACTTCCATTCTTTAATAACCTTCTCCCCACACCCTATGCACCCAGGTTATGTGCAAATTTATTCAACGAATATTTTGGACCAAACCATGTACCAAGCCCTGTGCAAGTCACTGGATGGaagtaaaaaaacatttaactctGTCAGGGAGTTCGCATCCTGGCtggggagaaaaggaggcagcTTCTAGGTACTTAAGCAACACACCAAAAAGGAAATAAGTTAAGAGAGAACATAAACTTTGTTATTCTTAAAAGATTCTTTTATGCATATCAGATTTTAACACAACATTCAATAATATTCTTTAGAAtcacacatttttaagaaaaaactgtATTCTCATATACAGTAAGGATAAGGATAACCCACAGAAAGTAATAAGGATAAACTATAGAAAGTCTTTAACAAAGCGTGTGGTACCTAGTACTCCAGAAGTTgatgttaattataattattaccttcttttttttataaaaaggagaGTCTTAAAACCAGATAcaaaacattatatattatatggctccatttatataacactctggaaaaggcaaaatatagGGACAGACCTCAGATCAGTAGTTACCTGGAgctaagctggaaagaagagacTGACGGTAAGAGTATAAGAGCCCTTTGTGGAATAATAGAAATAATCTATACTTTGATACACACTGTTAAAACTCTCAGAATTACAAGCCTAAAAAGGGTGAgttttaggggcacatgggtggctcagtcagttaagcatctgcctcttgatttctgctcaggtcatgatctcacaatttgggagaccaagccccatatcaggctctatgctgacagcacagagactgcctgggattctctctatttgcccctcccctactctacccaaaataaataaataaaaaaattttaaaaagggttaaTTTTACTGTATGCAAATTTACCTTCATAAACTTGacttataaaaaaggaaaggattaaAAGACCCCTCCCTAGTTTTAGTTCTCAAAAGATAATCGTTCAGCTGATACATttgactacaaaaaaaaagaggtgtagggagttttataatttctcaaAGGTTCTGGGAAGAATTAACAATTGATACCtagaaaactaagcaaatgaaaaaacaatgtgATTATTGActcctggaaaaacaaaaaggtgtacaaatagaaaaattaaatcatactATACTATCTGGCTCTCTAGTAAGTGAATTTTTCAAAGTTATAATGATGTAAACATAGAatacttatttaataaaaatagtgatATATTGTGaaggtggaagggaaggggaagccaGGGTGATGGTATGAGGAGACTAAATGCTCATTTCCCATACTAAGAGCTTAATAGAAAACACTTTAAGTTGTAAAGTGAAAAAATAGCAATACAAGCACATTACAACAGGCAGTATAATATGGTAGCACGATTTAAGAGACAAATTCTGGAGCCAGATTACCTAGGTTCAAACTTTGACTCTTCAACACTTGGTAATGATCACATTGGACAAGCTATTTAAAGTTTCTGGGCCtaaggagcctgggtggctcagtccattaagtacccaactcttgatttcatttcagttcaggttcatgatctcacactctctgtctccctcaatctctgcccctcccccacacatgtaGGCTCTGGCTCTTTCCTCTCTAaactaattaattattaattaaatttaaataaataaagtttctgtGCCtaagtgtcctcatctgtaaaaaggagaCAATAGCAGACCCTGGTTCACAGAGATTGAtgagattaaatgagctaatgccTGTGAAGCATTTAGGATAGTACACAAATGCCCTGACACAAAGAGGGCATTACTTAAGTATTAGAGATTATTAGGAACAGTAGTAGATTAATATCAGTGCTTTGAAATCCAAAGGTAAATATCAGAAGAAATAGCTAAGGACCTGAAAGTGGCTGCCACTGGGGAGAGGGATTTTTTGGGTGGGAGGGATAGATCTgggactgttttgtttttttttttttccattaaaagctTTGCAGTATAATTGGGTTTTTTATAGTACATTAATTTGAAAGccatcaaaattaattaattcccAATTAATTAAAAGGGAAAATCCCTGATTCTCATCTGAAATACACACATAGGTGTGAGTGTAGCTTAAGTTTGACAGCACAACCGAGGCAGTGCAAAGGGCCCAGTGGTAGGTAGTATTCCCTAACTGCACAGAGAGCAGTTACAGAGCCCCAGCTGTGGCCTGAGGGTGACTGCATTCTGACACCTGTAAAGTTAGCTCAGAaccaacagcagcagcaataaaaaaataccaaGGAAGCTCCCAAGACAGCATGCGATCAAACACCAAAAGACGAGGGCAGTGTGTACAGGACAGAACTTTGTGCCTCGTGTGGTCAAGAAAGTCTTCATGGTATGAAACTTCATGGTGGTGTGAAGACCAGGAAGGCCTTGGAGAGGTTGAAAGAGGAGCAAAGGGCATTCCAGAAAGGAATCCAATGCAAGCAGGGACATGAGGGTAAGCCTGGGAAGGTGGTCAATGCCAGCCTAAGGACTTGGTTTCCATCTTCCAGCCCAGAGTGCTTCCACTGGCAACACCTTTCGGGGAACActgaagtgtttgaaaac
It encodes the following:
- the HDAC3 gene encoding histone deacetylase 3 isoform X3; amino-acid sequence: MLRVLRKVQKLKLQNLEGRAKRGEELRRGRGREAGPGFPGSAEAGCVLAQHVRAGVGQAAGRAAEARGLVPPAPWPRPWPISTTLTWATSTTVREQGGAGHPMKPHRLALTHSLVLHYGLYKKMIVFKPYQASQHDMCRFHSEDYIDFLQRVSPTNMQGFTKSLNAFNVGDDCPVFPGLFEFCSRYTGASLQGATQLNNKICDIAINWAGGLHHAKKFEASGFCYVNDIVIGILELLKYHPRVLYIDIDIHHGDGVQEAFYLTDRVMTVSFHKYGNYFFPGTGDMYEVGAESGRYYCLNVPLRDGIDDQSYKHLFQPVINQVVDFYQPTCIVLQCGADSLGCDRLGCFNLSIRGHGECVEYVKSFNIPLLVLGGGGYTVRNVARCWTYETSLLVEEAISEELPYSEYFEYFAPDFTLHPDVSTRIENQNSRQYLDQIRQTIFENLKMLNHAPSVQIHDVPADLLTYDRTDEADAEERGPEENYSRPEAPNEFYDGDHDNDKESDVEI
- the HDAC3 gene encoding histone deacetylase 3 isoform X1, which codes for MAKTVAYFYDPDVGNFHYGAGHPMKPHRLALTHSLVLHYGLYKKMIVFKPYQASQHDMCRFHSEDYIDFLQRVSPTNMQGFTKSLNAFNVGDDCPVFPGLFEFCSRYTGASLQGATQLNNKVTMALSPVLPFLWVLSLKALTLSLSFQLWGWTRRTVSWVFVFQICDIAINWAGGLHHAKKFEASGFCYVNDIVIGILELLKYHPRVLYIDIDIHHGDGVQEAFYLTDRVMTVSFHKYGNYFFPGTGDMYEVGAESGRYYCLNVPLRDGIDDQSYKHLFQPVINQVVDFYQPTCIVLQCGADSLGCDRLGCFNLSIRGHGECVEYVKSFNIPLLVLGGGGYTVRNVARCWTYETSLLVEEAISEELPYSEYFEYFAPDFTLHPDVSTRIENQNSRQYLDQIRQTIFENLKMLNHAPSVQIHDVPADLLTYDRTDEADAEERGPEENYSRPEAPNEFYDGDHDNDKESDVEI
- the HDAC3 gene encoding histone deacetylase 3 isoform X2, whose translation is MAKTVAYFYDPDVGNFHYGAGHPMKPHRLALTHSLVLHYGLYKKMIVFKPYQASQHDMCRFHSEDYIDFLQRVSPTNMQGFTKSLNAFNVGDDCPVFPGLFEFCSRYTGASLQGATQLNNKICDIAINWAGGLHHAKKFEASGFCYVNDIVIGILELLKYHPRVLYIDIDIHHGDGVQEAFYLTDRVMTVSFHKYGNYFFPGTGDMYEVGAESGRYYCLNVPLRDGIDDQSYKHLFQPVINQVVDFYQPTCIVLQCGADSLGCDRLGCFNLSIRGHGECVEYVKSFNIPLLVLGGGGYTVRNVARCWTYETSLLVEEAISEELPYSEYFEYFAPDFTLHPDVSTRIENQNSRQYLDQIRQTIFENLKMLNHAPSVQIHDVPADLLTYDRTDEADAEERGPEENYSRPEAPNEFYDGDHDNDKESDVEI